In the Argopecten irradians isolate NY unplaced genomic scaffold, Ai_NY scaffold_0018, whole genome shotgun sequence genome, TGTGTATTCTAGAGTAAAATTTTcgaaataaaatcatttggcaTTTTTTGAAAAGTGATATCGGACAGGTACTGAAAGTGTTTAAAACATGTAAACCTCCTATTGATGAACATGGAAGTTTTTCCACAAACATGAATTATGAAATTATTCCTCCTATTCCTCCTCAAATTGTATCACATACAATGCGCAGATCAAAAAGGAAGTGTGTTGCTACAGCTGAAACTATTAATGAACAGTTACAGAATAATACTCCTCTTCAAAATCTGGCAAATCTGTGTGGAATTTTTGATTCCTTTATACGGAATTTGGTTCAAAATGGAACTCttatttttcatacacataCCAATGAAAAAATTTGTGTCATTATGAATGACTACAATTCTGAAAATGGAAAATTTTGTGATtatgagtatatatatacttgtcgAGAAATTACAGAAGAAGGATTTTTGTTTAGATGTTCATGTAGAATATACAAAACTTTATTGGAATGTGCTGGAAGTGAAGATGTCTCTTATGACTCTCTAGATATTTCTACAGGTATAAAATGTATGCATTGTCGTTTTCTGAAAGACTATATTATTCCAGTCTTAGACAATCACTCGGACAATGAAACTCAACTCAGTACTAAAGTCATGGAAGGTTTAGGTTTCTGTGGAAAACCATTTGTAAAACTGACTGGTAAAAATGGTACAAAGAAGTTTTCCATTTTTGATTCATTAGAGGATGACCCATCATTTGTACACATTACATTTAATGCTGGCATAGACAGATATGTTATTTCATGTATGAATGGATATTGTAAGTCTGTCAGAGGATCAAagagaaatattgataatttttctaACTCTAAGACTCTTTGCAAGcatttaaaagtaatatatgaGTCTCAAGAATGGACAGAATTCAAAACAGAAAATGGAGAAGACATTGAATTAGATCAAACAAATTTAGAGAATAATTCTGCAATTCCAGAAATTGAATTAGATATTGAATCTGAATTATTATCAGATCCTACTGATCATGATGTTTTTGATCAAGCAAGTGGATTATGGAAATTCCCCTGTAAAAGTACTCATACTGCTCAAATGGAATATTCTGAGGAGCTTTCTTATGCTGTGCAAGCACGTGACATGCTTAATGATAAAAACTCCGACTGTGTTCCACGTATTGATGGATGTCTGAAAGGACCAATACTTGTCCATAAAAGTCCAACTACAACATGTCCATGTGGTGTGGGATGGACAAACAACAATAATCCCCAGGGTGTCACAACGTTTAGTAGAAAACttattatttatacagaaattgCCCCTGTTGCATGTCATATCCATACTCGTGTATGTTTAGCATCTTTGTGCAAATTAGAATGGGATGAGGGAAAGgaattatgtttacatgtatatagctcTGAGACTGCAGCTGGGGATGAAATAGGGTGGATGTTTGTTAATCAAGTTGTAAGTTCAAAAATTACTTTCTCTGGATTTTGCAAAAATATGTCATCAACTTACAAAAGGCGTTGTGTGTATTCTAGAGGGTTTATGGACCCTGGTGTGTTCTTAAAGTGGTGGTTTAGTTGGGCCTCAAATATGAAAATAGACTTTAGAAGGCCTTGCTCTATTTGTAAATTTAAACCAAAACAGTTGGCATGTGATGGCACTAAAATTGGAATAGGTTTTCGAAATGCAAAGTTTGAACCAATTGAAAAATCAAGGGACAATGTTTTACATGAAACCTTACATCGGAGATTAGATAGGTGTTTCTTAACTCAAAGTGTTGATATATCAGCCAATGTGTTGATGATTTGTAGAGAACACATGTTTCATTTAGGTAGTGTTGTTTCTGATGATAAGTATGTAAAAGATGACAAATTAACTGAAGAAGTTATCAAAGCAAGAACAGACACACTTCTACAAATTTTCCCGGAGGAAGCACTTCCCTCTCTAAGACGCTTTCTTGATGAAATGCCTGATTTAGAAAAGGATGCGTATGGCAAATTGTTAGTAATGCTATCTTCAACAGCTCCTTTGTCTACTGTTATTCCAGACATAGTGGTGGCGGACCTTCGTCAACTTTTAGTACATATTAATGGTGATGATCCACACCCAGGTGAAGATCGCCTATTTAATTCCATCATGCACAAGCTGCGTTTCTTTTGTCCAGAAATAAGAACATTAATTGCAAACTCCATGTATTGTAATTTTGATAGACAAGGTGAAAACGTTTTACCGGATGATATTTTATCCTTTGTCAGATACATTTTGAACCGTGTATCCACAATAGAAATGTATCCTTCCGAGCAAGCTTCAGAGCAGTTAGGCACATATAATCCACCAAAATATGGTAGAGCCTACTACTTTTCACCGAGTGGTTGTTCTGTTAGAAGCATCCGGAATTTTACAATAGACCAAGGAAAGACTTGCAGAAATACAGTTGCTGATGATAACCCAATGCCATTCGAAACTTGTAACAAGTTGTTTTCCAAAGTTCAAGTTTCTGCCAGAGGTTCCACTTCTTTGTTTTTGTGGTTCTGTCCATCACATGGTCATTGTTATGGTTTTCATATGGCTTATGCAGAGGGAAGGAAAGATCCATATGCTTCTCTTTATAGTTATCTTGAAATTCCTcctgatgaaatattttatgattttggtTGTAACCTACAAGAGTACTGTTTGAATCGGGAAAGTGAATATTTTCGATCCGTTCGTTTTTTTCATGATATATTCCATGGATACTCCCATAAATGTTCTCGGGGTTACCGGTCCTCAAGGTTACTTGGATTCGATGCAATTAATTCTGAAATATGTGAGCAATTTAACAGtttcatacaatgtattaaatCTGCTGCTCGCCAAATGAATCAAACACATTTCTGTTTTTACTTGCAGTTTTTCCTTCATATGTGGAATACACAAAAACAGGAAAGATACAAGAAAAAGCTTATGGTTGCTCTAGCTGGTTCTGACTAGATTGCATTAAATGTTTCACAAAGAAGAAAACAAActtgtttgaatatttcaccCACTTCGGTCTTAAGAAATCAGTTGAAATGAAATAGTTTTGTTGCTAAAATTGGTGTAGTGAAATCAGTAACTGTATATTAATTATTCACCTGCTTGGGTCTTGTGaaaagaatataaatataatgtaccaattatacattattttatttatctgggTCATTTGAAGTATTTGGGGAACATTGTTCTTGCTTTGGTCCAATGAAATCTGTAACTGAATTCAGCTAAATATATTCACTTGCTTGGGTCTtgtaaaatcaacaaaatacatttctttcaCTTGCTTGGGTCTTGTGAAATCAACTGAATATATTACTCTCGCTTGCTTGGGTCTTGTGAAATCAACTAAATCTACTTTTTTCACTTGATTGGGTTTTGAGAAATCAGCTAAATCTATAAATTTCACTTGCTTGGGTCTTGTGTAATCAGCTACATATGTTTTTCACTTGCTTGGGTCTTGTGAAATCAGCTAAATCTATATTTTGATCTTGCTTTCATAGaatcaataaattaatttttcacTTGCTTGGTTGTGGTActgattttagttttaaatttcTCACTTATAGCTTTCAAACAATATTTCTAATATCAATGTATGTTAGCAAAAGTATTAGATTAACATGTTATGCTTGATATTGATTGTCTCTAAAAGTAAAACtgtaccattatatatatactgccaTTTGTAATACCTGTATATCATTTGTGTATTCATATTAATCACGTGAAAATGTTTTCCtaatttatcaacaatatttgtttcaatCTTGATGTTCAAGATATCTTTAAAAGATTGTACACCCTCACCATGAGATGATGGGATTTATATCTTAGAGGGATATTTATGTATTATGGTTGTTGTTTATAATTCATTCTTTTTAGTGCAGACGGGCATGTGAGTTTAAGTTGTGGTGCAATACACATTAACATTAAGTCAAGCatcaattttttgcatttaaacATGCTTCTGTATCTAACTAATATTAGACACATTACCTAATGAGATGAAGAGCTACATGTGTACCAATTTTACTGgattaaatgacattgacattCTTTTGAGGTCACAGCCATTATTTGGCCGAAGATTTGATGAGAGGCAAAATACCCCGTTACCAACCTTTGATAGTGTCTAGTGGTAACCACAATTACCAACCTTTGATAGTGTCTAGTGGTAACCACAGTTACCAACCTTTAACAGTACTGGTGTCTAGTGGTAACCACAGTTACCAACCTTTGACACAGTACTGGTGTCTAGTGGTAACCACAGTTACCAACCTTTGACAGTGTCTAGTGGTAACCACAGTTACCAACCTTTGACAGTACTGGTGTCTAGTGGTAACCACAGTTACCAACCTTTGACAGTGTCTAGTGGTAACCACAGTTACCAACCTTTGACAGTGTCTAGTGGTAACCACAGTTACCAACCTTTGACAGTGTCTAGTGGTAACCACAGTTACCAACCTTTGACAGTGTCTAGTGGTAACCACAGTTACCAACCTTTGACAGTGTCTAGTGGTAACCACAGTTACCAACCTTTGACAGTGTCTAGTGGTAACCACAGTTACCAACCTTTGACAGTGTCTAGTGGTAACCACAGTTACCAACCTTTGACAGTGTCTAGTGGTAACCACAGTTACCAACCTTTGACAGTGTCTAATGGTAACCACAGCTACCAACCTTTGATAGTGTCTAGTGGTAACCACATTTACCAACCTTTGGTAGTGTCTAATggtaacatatttttgttttgttttgccaTCTTTAATTAATGATTGTGTTGAGATATCGCCGTGCATATCCTGGTCAATTTTTCTTGATCTTTTTACCGAGTTTTTGATGATATGTTACAATTAgaacaaatataattattactattattagaTGATAATATCAGTCATACTTGACATTTCACTTCaacttttaacatttcattAGTGGTCATAAGCATGTTTAATGCCAGTTAGTAAGCATTTAAACTGGTTAGACTATAGATCACTTTAATGACTTGTAAATCATGTAGCAAGAATTTAAATTTGAACTGTGCCACTTGTTAATTAGGGTATTGTAAACGGCAAGTGTATGATACAATGTATCACCATTTTATTGTATGAGTGTACTTAAATTGATTCTTGTCACATATTTGTTCTCCATCTATATACATCACCTGCCTTGGTCACTGTCATACAAatatgttgtttgttttatatgtatatattaggtaccatgcatacatgtaacCTGGGCTGTAtttcactgtacatatatttattctTGTGGCCATTTCAGGTGATGCATGCAAGGTTTTGACAGCTGtgttttttaaattcatattaggCTTTTAAGTGATGAAACACTTGCCAGCTGTGACAAATCATACTGTCACTTTCTTTATGGGATATAAGGTTTAAGCACCCTCTCAGCAGCAATAATCTTATCATATTTGGTAGGCATTTCACGTCATTTGCCATTCGTAATTGCACCAGGAACCTGTTTATCTtttatactgttatataattGACTCACATAGCTTCAGTACTTGGCTTGGTGTAGTGTAAGTTTCTGTTGGCCATGTCATTAACTGGAGAGTCAAACACCAGTGCACCACAGTTGTTACTTCTCTTTAGTTTAAAAAATGTGAATAAATGATGACACAATTAATACTTTCTATCATGCCTTTGAGttgttttttcattaaaaagtaATAAGTTGaaaacaacaatgtataatgttaacattgacgcggtataatgttgacaatgacatggtataatgttgacaacaaaaatgtataatgttgacaatgacatggtataatgttgacaacaacaatgtataatgttgacaatgacatggtataatgttgacaacaacaatgtataatgttgacaacaacaatgtataatgttgacaatgacaatgtataatgttgacaacaacaatgtataatgttgacaatgacatggtataatgttgacaacaacaatgtataatgttgacaacaacaatgtataatgttgacaacaacaatgtataatgttgacaacaacaatgtataatgttgacaacaacaatgtataatgttgacacTGACTTGGAATAGTGCTGACAACAACAATGTTttatgttgacaatgacatggtaaaaTGCTGACAACAGAagtgtataatgttgacaaaaacaatgtatataatgttgacaacaacaatgtataatgttgacaacaacaatgtataatgttgacaatgacaatgtataatgttgacaacaacaatgtataatgttgacaacaacaatgtataatgttgacaacaacaatgtataatgttgacaacaacaatgtataatgttgacaacaacaatgtataatgttgacaacaacaatgtataatgttgaaaacaacaatgtataatgttgacaatgacatggtataatgttgacaacaacaatgtataatgttgacaacaacaatgtataatgttgacaacaacaatgtataatgttgacaacaacaatgtataatgttgacaacaacaatgtataatgttgacaacaacaatgtataatgttgacaacaacaatgtataatgttgacaacaacaatgtataatgttgacaacaacaatgtataatgttgacaatgacatggtataatgttgacaacaacaatgtataatgttgacaacaacaatgtataatgttgacaacaacaatgtataatgttgacaacaacaatgtataatgttgacaacaacaatgtataatgttgacaacaacaatgtataatgttgacaacaacaatgtataatgttgacaacaacaatgtataatgttgacaacaacaatgtataatgttgacaacaacaatgtataatgttgacaacaacaatgtataatgttgacaacaacaatgtataatgttgacaacaacaatgtataatgttgacaacaacaatgtataatgttgacaacaacaatgtataatgttgacaacaacaatgtataatgttgacaacaacaatgtataatgttgacaacaacaatgtataatgttgacaacaacaatgtataatgttgacaacaacaatgtataatgttgacaacaacaatgtataatgttgacaacaacaatgtataatgttgacaacaacaatgtataatgttgacaacaacaatgtatatgatgttgacaacaacaatgtataatgtgacaacaacaatgtataatgttgacaacaacaatgtataatgttgacaacaacaatgtataatgttgacaacaacaatgtataatgttgacaacacaaatgaaatgttgacacacaatgtataatatgtgacaacaacaatgtataatgttgacaacaacaatgtataatgttgacaacaacaatgtataatgttgacaacaacaatgtataatgttgacaacaacaatgtataatgttgacaacaacaatgtataatgttgacaacaacaatgtataatgttgacaacaacaatgtataatgtacaacaacaatgttataatgttgacaacaacaatgtataatgttgacaacaacaatgtataatgttgacaacaacaatgtataatgttgacaacacaatgtatataatgttgacaacaacatgtgtaatgttgacaacaaaatgtaaatgcatgtaacaaaatgtaaatattgtagaAACATGTATGTAATGTTGAGGACGTATgaatgtgatattgtagaaaactgcatgtaGAGTATGAAATGTATATGTTGAAATGCATGTAAGCGTATAATGTGATATGTA is a window encoding:
- the LOC138311364 gene encoding uncharacterized protein; the protein is MNYEIIPPIPPQIVSHTMRRSKRKCVATAETINEQLQNNTPLQNLANLCGIFDSFIRNLVQNGTLIFHTHTNEKICVIMNDYNSENGKFCDYEYIYTCREITEEGFLFRCSCRIYKTLLECAGSEDVSYDSLDISTGIKCMHCRFLKDYIIPVLDNHSDNETQLSTKVMEGLGFCGKPFVKLTGKNGTKKFSIFDSLEDDPSFVHITFNAGIDRYVISCMNGYCKSVRGSKRNIDNFSNSKTLCKHLKVIYESQEWTEFKTENGEDIELDQTNLENNSAIPEIELDIESELLSDPTDHDVFDQASGLWKFPCKSTHTAQMEYSEELSYAVQARDMLNDKNSDCVPRIDGCLKGPILVHKSPTTTCPCGVGWTNNNNPQGVTTFSRKLIIYTEIAPVACHIHTRVCLASLCKLEWDEGKELCLHVYSSETAAGDEIGWMFVNQVVSSKITFSGFCKNMSSTYKRRCVYSRGFMDPGVFLKWWFSWASNMKIDFRRPCSICKFKPKQLACDGTKIGIGFRNAKFEPIEKSRDNVLHETLHRRLDRCFLTQSVDISANVLMICREHMFHLGSVVSDDKYVKDDKLTEEVIKARTDTLLQIFPEEALPSLRRFLDEMPDLEKDAYGKLLVMLSSTAPLSTVIPDIVVADLRQLLVHINGDDPHPGEDRLFNSIMHKLRFFCPEIRTLIANSMYCNFDRQGENVLPDDILSFVRYILNRVSTIEMYPSEQASEQLGTYNPPKYGRAYYFSPSGCSVRSIRNFTIDQGKTCRNTVADDNPMPFETCNKLFSKVQVSARGSTSLFLWFCPSHGHCYGFHMAYAEGRKDPYASLYSYLEIPPDEIFYDFGCNLQEYCLNRESEYFRSVRFFHDIFHGYSHKCSRGYRSSRLLGFDAINSEICEQFNSFIQCIKSAARQMNQTHFCFYLQFFLHMWNTQKQERYKKKLMVALAGSD